The proteins below are encoded in one region of Lactuca sativa cultivar Salinas chromosome 3, Lsat_Salinas_v11, whole genome shotgun sequence:
- the LOC111917284 gene encoding transcription initiation factor TFIID subunit 8 — MKKKKIKDSSRSSNKSDLENSDFNTAVMRIAVAQMCQSVGYQGAQISALKTLTDVAVRHIRSLAKYSTTSAGSTGRTQCNLYDIVRALEDLHSDIGFHGNSDPKRRLYILSGSSILRDTMKFVYRSREIPFAKPLPRRSPTLPSNSPCFPNQNTKWNHVPRWLPDFPKISDAREQPIVTASNEGETAWEKKMQPTESDKEISKLPEKRKKISFKIGGGKNETDMTFGVDLKSGICNWGRRISCQIYDVDRFSDASSSSKKKLEESSSRTKMIVMH, encoded by the coding sequence atgaagaagaagaaaatcaaAGATTCATCCCGATCATCCAATAAAAGTGATTTGGAAAATTCGGATTTCAACACGGCAGTCATGAGAATCGCCGTCGCACAGATGTGTCAGTCCGTCGGATATCAAGGCGCTCAAATCTCAGCACTCAAAACCCTAACGGACGTTGCCGTCAGGCACATTCGATCACTGGCGAAGTACTCTACTACCTCCGCTGGATCCACCGGCCGGACGCAGTGCAACCTTTACGACATCGTCCGTGCATTGGAAGATCTTCATTCCGACATTGGATTCCATGGAAACTCAGATCCTAAAAGAAGATTATATATACTCAGCGGTTCATCGATCCTCCGTGACACGATGAAGTTTGTCTATCGGAGTCGCGAAATCCCCTTTGCAAAACCCTTGCCTCGTCGAAGCCCTACACTTCCATCAAATTCACCATGTTTTCCCAATCAGAATACCAAATGGAATCACGTTCCGAGATGGTTACCGGATTTCCCTAAAATCAGTGACGCGAGAGAACAACCGATCGTTACTGCATCAAATGAAGGTGAAACCGCATGGGAGAAGAAGATGCAACCTACCGAATCAGATAAGGAAATCAGCAAGTTGCCAGAGAAAAGGAAAAAGATAAGTTTTAAGATTGGCGGTGGTAAGAATGAAACTGACATGACGTTTGGGGTTGATTTGAAGAGTGGGATTTGTAATTGGGGGAGGAGAATTTCGTGCCAAATCTATGATGTTGACAGGTTTTCAGATGCTAGTAGCAGTAGCAAGAAGAAATTAGAAGAATCTTCTTCAAGAACAAAGATGATTGTGATGCATTGA
- the LOC122196837 gene encoding 30S ribosomal protein S3, chloroplastic, with protein MGQKINPIGFRLGTTQGHHSLWFAQPKNYSEGLQEDKKIRTYIQNYVQKNMKTSSGVKGIARIEIQKRIDLIQIIIYMGFPKILIESRPRGIEELQMNLQKEFHSVNRKLNIVITRIEKPYGNPNILAEFITGQLKNRVSFRKAMKKAIELTEQADTKGIQVQIAGRIDGKEIARVEWIREGRVPLQTIRAKIDYCCYTVRTIYGVLGIKIWIFIDGE; from the coding sequence ATGGGACAAAAAATAAATCCAATTGGTTTCAGACTTGGTACAACCCAAGGTCATCATTCCCTTTGGTTCGCACAACCAAAAAATTATTCTGAGGGTCTGCAAGAAGATAAAAAAATAAGAACTTATATCCAGAATTATGtacaaaaaaatatgaaaacatCTTCTGGCGTCAAGGGAATTGCACGTATAGAGATTCAAAAAAGAATCGACCTGATCCAAATCATAATCTATATGGGATTTCCAAAAATCTTAATTGAAAGTCGACCCCGAGGAATCGAAGAATTACAGATGAATTTACAAAAAGAATTTCATTCTGTAAATAGAAAACTTAACATTGTTATCACACGAATTGAAAAGCCTTacggaaaccctaatattcttgCAGAATTTATAACGGGCCAATTAAAAAATAGAGTTTCTTTTCGCAAAGCAATGAAAAAGGCTATAGAATTAACTGAACAAGCAGATACAAAAGGAATTCAAGTGCAAATTGCAGGACGTATCGACGGAAAAGAAATTGCGCGTGTTGAATGGATCAGAGAGGGGAGGGTTCCTCTACAAACCATTCGAGCTAAAATTGATTATTGTTGCTATACAGTTCGAACGATCTATGGGGTATTAGGCATCAAAATTTGGATATTTATAGACGGGGAATAA
- the LOC122197094 gene encoding 50S ribosomal protein L2, chloroplastic gives MSDSISPSTSRKPYALEEACTVWEGVLIDKKEESTSTDMPLGTAIHNIEITLGKGGQLARAAGAVAKLIAKEGKSATLKLPYGEVRLIFKNCSATVGQVGNVGVNQKSLGRAGSKRWLGKRPVVRGVVMNPVDHPHGGGEGRAPIGRKQPTTPWGYPALGKRSRKRNKYSDNLILRRHSK, from the exons ATGAGTGATTCG ATATCACCATCTACATCCAGAAAGCCGTATGCTTTGGAAGAAGCTTGTACAGTTTGGGAAGGGGTTTTGATTGATAAAAAAGAAGAATCTACTTCAACCGATATGCCCTTAGGCACGGCCATACATaacatagaaatcacacttggaaagGGTGGACAATTAGCTAGAGCAGCGGGTGCTGTAGCGAAACTGATTGCAAAAGAAGGGAAATCGGCCACATTAAAATTACCTTATGGGGAGGTCCGTTTGATATTCAAAAACTGCTCAGCAACAGTCGGACAAGTGGGGAATGTTGGGGTGAACCAGAAAAGTTTGGGTAGAGCCGGATCTAAGCGTTGGCTAGGTAAGCGCCCTGTAGTAAGAGGAGTAGTTATGAACCCTGTAGACCATCCACATGGGGGTGGTGAAGGGAGGGCCCCAATTGGTAGAAAACAACCCACAACCCCTTGGGGTTATCCTGCACTTGGAAAAAGAAGTAGAAAAAGGAATAAATATAGTGATAATTTGATTCTTCGTCGCCATAGTAAATAA
- the LOC111917283 gene encoding uncharacterized protein LOC111917283 gives MGHQLHHHHQAVDGLVNLFTKANNDLIIVQNRLEKEFRETYPDNANPMKLVSRIKKIQEELPSLKEQCRELLSAKQDLIDKARTTIVGNRASLQRLQSSMGIPVTSDSDDPSFTNFNQVIDEWAVQVRSRTGDEGHEGSEDINKMLFSAIVQGN, from the exons ATGGGGCACCAACTCCACCATCACCACCAAGCCGTGGATGGTCTGGTGAACCTGTTTACCAAGGCCAACAACGACCTCATTATAGTCCAAAACCGCCTAGAGAAGGAGTTTCGAGAAACATATCCTGATAAC GCAAATCCCATGAAGCTTGTGTCTAGGATCAAGAAGATCCAAGAAGAATTGCCCTCCCTAAAAGAGCAATGCCGTGAGTTACTCTCAGCCAAGCAG GATTTAATTGATAAAGCAAGGACAACTATCGTTGGGAACAGAGCATCATTGCAGAGGTTGCAATCTTCCATGGGCATCCCTGTCACTAGTGATTCTGACGATCCTTCTTTTACAAATTTTAATCAG GTTATTGATGAATGGGCAGTACAAGTGAGATCTAGAACAG GAGATGAGGGACATGAAGGTTCTGAGGATATTAACAAGATGCTATTCTCAGCAATTGTTCAAGGTAACTAA
- the LOC111917282 gene encoding protein TIC 55, chloroplastic, which yields MALLLQHPSLFHTTSFLSTYKTPLITLSQTPKSIASRKPRNWAVKCTTVAAPEIGSGSNEDVLVVEEKGRVNVVDYDWTEEWYPLYLAKNIPEDAPLGLTVFDKQVVLYRDGKGELQCYEDRCPHRLAKLSEGQLVDGRLECLYHGWQFEGDGKCVKIPQLPADAKIPRSACTKTYEVKDSQGVVWIWMSHKTPPNPTKIPWFENFARPGFRDFSTTHELPYDHSILLENLMDPAHVPISHDRTDWSAKREDAQPLRFKVTERTDRGFAGWWGREADNSTPNFLKFEAPCNLQNNREIIDKDGVTNYFSGLFLCRPTGQGKSMLIVRFGSTKRSPLANLFPEWYFHQNAGKVFEQDMGFLSSQNEILMREKKPTKELYINLRSSDTWVAEYRKWMDKAGHGMPYHFGHSTISMPEVAAVVEHAPAGLVASIAASSPAKGGIGTKHAPNLANRYFRHVVHCKECRSVVKAFEAWKNGLSVVAAVAVTFAILVSGRQWKAALLLATAVSVAGAYACSTVVAMNTTNFIRTHRRL from the exons ATGGCTCTCCTGCTCCAACACCCATCACTCTTCCACACCACTTCGTTTCTCTCCACATACAAAACCCCTTTGATCACCCTCTCGCAGACCCCAAAATCAATAGCCTCCAGGAAACCCAGAAACTGGGCAGTGAAGTGTACTACGGTGGCCGCGCCCGAAATCGGAAGTGGCAGCAACGAAGATGTTCTTGTTGTCGAGGAGAAAGGAAGGGTTAATGTGGTGGATTATGATTGGACAGAGGAATGGTACCCACTGTATCTAGCTAAGAACATACCAGAAGATGCGCCTTTGGGTTTGACAGTTTTCGATAAACAAGTTGTGTTGTATCGCGATGGTAAAGGCGAGCTTCAATGTTACGAGGATCGCTGTCCTCATAG GTTAGCAAAACTTTCTGAAGGCCAGTTGGTTGACGGAAGACTAGAATGTCTGTACCATGGGTGGCAGTTTGAAGGTGATGGAAAATGTGTCAAAATTCCTcag CTTCCCGCAGATGCAAAAATCCCTCGGTCAGCATGCACCAAGACATACGAGGTAAAAGACTCCCAAGGTGTCGTGTGGATATGGATGTCACACAAAACCCCACCAAATCCCACCAAAATCCCGTGGTTTGAAAACTTCGCCCGACCCGGATTCCGTGATTTCTCAACCACTCATGAGCTTCCATATGATCACTCCATTCTTCTAGAAAACCTAATGGACCCCGCCCATGTCCCCATCTCACACGATCGAACCGATTGGAGCGCCAAACGTGAAGACGCCCAACCGCTTCGTTTCAAAGTAACTGAACGAACCGACCGCGGGTTCGCCGGTTGGTGGGGCCGCGAAGCGGACAATTCCACCCCGAACTTTCTAAAATTCGAGGCCCCGTGTAATCTACAAAATAACCGGGAAATCATCGATAAAGACGGTGTGACAAATTATTTCTCCGGGCTTTTTTTATGTCGGCCTACGGGGCAAGGAAAATCGATGCTTATTGTTAGATTCGGAAGCACGAAAAGATCGCCATTAGCGAATCTTTTCCCCGAATGGTATTTCCATCAAAATGCGGGTAAAGTATTTGAACAAGATATGGGATTTTTATCGTCTCAAAATGAGATTTTGATGAGAGAGAAAAAACCGACCAAGGAACTTTATATTAATTTAAGATCCTCGGATACATGGGTGGCTGAGTATAGAAAATGGATGGATAAAGCTGGGCACGGGATGCCGTATCATTTCGGTCATAGTACGATTTCGATGCCGGAAGTGGCGGCGGTGGTGGAGCATGCTCCGGCGGGGCTGGTGGCGAGTATTGCCGCTTCGTCTCCGGCGAAGGGCGGAATTGGAACAAAACATGCACCGAATCTTGCGAATAGGTATTTTCGGCATGTTGTTCATTGTAAAGAGTGTCGGAGTGTGGTGAAGGCTTTTGAAGCGTGGAAGAATGGGTTGTCGGTGGTGGCTGCTGTGGCGGTGACTTTTGCGATTTTGGTGTCTGGGCGGCAGTGGAAGGCTGCTCTGTTGCTGGCGACGGCGGTTTCTGTGGCGGGAGCTTACGCGTGCTCGACTGTTGTGGCGATGAACACGACCAATTTCATTAGAACTCATCGGAGATTGTAG